Proteins encoded by one window of Candidatus Paceibacterota bacterium:
- a CDS encoding glycosyltransferase family 4 protein produces the protein MKPKLCYILPRYETADASHFSHIHDFLKEIGGIFDIYLVIEKGSKPPVSLGYKKSYVLKSRFIMFRIIETKVILLLACFSGYRDFYVHYSFLSAFFAAITIKIFGGRVFYWNCGEPWKYKRNFLREFFERSVYKMVTHLVTGAPSLADKYAEHYGIKRESVLVMPNWIDLRRFKSILSKEEARKKLDIPQDGKVILFAHRLSPRKGSRMILPVALEIIRARQNTIFIVAGSGPDENFLRREIKNKGLEKNVRLVGAVANRELPEYFVASDIFFMPSEEEGFPRVILEAMALGIPFVASDVGAVRDIIPQVVHGNMVTVGDTEGFVEKIDLLLNQSKTDGDLMAEKLAIHAINYDVLVVAEKFTKLITS, from the coding sequence ATGAAGCCAAAACTATGTTATATTCTTCCGCGCTACGAGACTGCTGATGCGTCTCATTTTTCGCATATACATGACTTTTTGAAGGAAATAGGGGGTATTTTCGATATATATCTAGTGATCGAAAAAGGGTCAAAACCACCCGTGTCTTTGGGTTATAAAAAATCATATGTTTTAAAGTCTAGGTTTATTATGTTCAGGATAATTGAAACCAAAGTTATTCTTTTGCTGGCATGTTTTTCTGGGTACAGAGATTTCTATGTTCATTATTCATTTCTCTCGGCATTTTTTGCAGCCATCACTATAAAAATTTTCGGCGGACGAGTTTTTTATTGGAATTGTGGAGAGCCATGGAAATATAAACGCAATTTTTTGAGAGAATTTTTTGAGAGATCAGTTTACAAGATGGTAACACACTTGGTAACGGGCGCACCTTCTCTTGCGGATAAATATGCGGAACACTATGGAATAAAAAGAGAATCAGTTTTGGTTATGCCAAATTGGATAGACCTTAGACGTTTTAAAAGTATTCTTTCCAAAGAAGAAGCTCGCAAGAAATTAGATATTCCACAGGATGGAAAAGTTATTTTGTTTGCCCACCGCCTTTCTCCACGCAAGGGGTCACGAATGATTTTACCTGTGGCCTTAGAGATTATTCGAGCGCGCCAAAATACTATTTTTATTGTTGCTGGTTCTGGTCCAGATGAAAATTTTTTGCGAAGGGAAATAAAAAATAAAGGGCTTGAAAAAAATGTTCGGCTGGTTGGCGCGGTGGCAAACCGAGAATTGCCGGAATATTTTGTTGCCTCAGACATATTTTTTATGCCCTCAGAAGAGGAGGGTTTTCCTCGCGTGATTCTTGAGGCGATGGCACTCGGCATACCATTTGTTGCAAGCGACGTTGGGGCAGTACGTGATATCATTCCTCAAGTGGTTCACGGTAATATGGTTACTGTTGGTGACACAGAAGGTTTTGTTGAAAAGATTGACTTACTACTTAACCAAAGCAAGACAGATGGTGATTTAATGGCAGAAAAATTAGCTATTCACGCGATTAATTACGATGTTTTGGTTGTGGCAGAAAAATTTACTAAATTGATAACATCATGA